In a single window of the Veillonella sp. genome:
- a CDS encoding lipopolysaccharide biosynthesis protein: protein MDTKIVAAAKWSVITEVLAKLITPLTNIILAHMLAPTAFGILATIMMVISFAEMLADAGFQKFLVQHEFESDKEKQEATDVAFIANLVLSLVLWGAIIVGRDELAILVGNDGLGIPLAVMGAMIPLSAFSSVQMALYRRDFNFKFLLNIRLITILTPILISIPMALMGYDYWSLIAGMLGAQLFTALALLKSRKNQIHLFFSGQVFMKMFSYSAWSLAEAFSIWLTAWVDTFIISRFLDAYYLGIYKMPMAIVTTVMAMATSSLAPVLFAALSRVQNDQQAFSNTFFTFQRYMALFLVPIGVGLFVFQDFVVNLLLGPQWKLAGIVLGSWALSSAIMTVTANLISEIFRAKGVPNLSFWTQILHLVVLIPVIYICIQYDFSTFVYARSIVRMEMLMVAMIFLALFIHMSALRVITNIGVYLVTASIVGAIAYSVLHIYDAVWWTIVCMMLCVILYVVILCIIPSERTIITSGVNKVLRKVRRS from the coding sequence ATGGATACTAAAATAGTAGCTGCTGCTAAATGGTCTGTCATAACAGAAGTTTTAGCAAAGCTTATTACACCACTAACAAATATAATATTGGCCCATATGCTAGCGCCTACGGCGTTTGGTATATTGGCAACGATTATGATGGTTATATCCTTTGCAGAGATGCTTGCTGATGCAGGATTTCAAAAGTTTCTTGTACAGCATGAATTTGAAAGTGATAAAGAGAAACAGGAGGCTACAGATGTAGCTTTTATTGCCAACTTAGTGCTTTCTCTAGTCTTATGGGGGGCTATTATAGTCGGTCGTGATGAGTTGGCTATATTGGTCGGTAATGATGGTTTAGGTATACCGTTAGCTGTAATGGGGGCCATGATTCCGCTATCTGCTTTTAGCAGTGTACAGATGGCATTATACAGACGGGATTTTAATTTTAAGTTTCTTCTTAATATCCGGCTCATTACAATTCTAACGCCTATATTGATATCGATACCTATGGCACTCATGGGATATGACTATTGGTCGTTAATCGCCGGTATGTTAGGGGCTCAGTTGTTTACGGCTTTGGCCTTATTAAAGAGCAGGAAGAATCAAATCCATTTATTCTTTAGTGGGCAGGTCTTTATGAAGATGTTCAGCTATAGTGCATGGTCACTAGCAGAGGCATTTTCAATATGGCTTACCGCTTGGGTGGATACCTTCATTATTAGTCGCTTCTTAGACGCCTATTATTTAGGAATATACAAAATGCCTATGGCTATTGTAACGACTGTTATGGCTATGGCCACTTCATCATTGGCACCGGTTTTATTTGCAGCCTTAAGTCGAGTTCAGAATGATCAACAAGCATTTTCAAATACATTCTTTACCTTCCAACGCTATATGGCTCTATTCTTAGTGCCTATAGGGGTGGGATTGTTTGTATTCCAAGATTTTGTTGTGAATCTATTGCTGGGACCACAATGGAAATTGGCAGGTATCGTATTAGGTTCTTGGGCATTAAGCTCAGCTATTATGACTGTTACGGCTAATCTCATTTCCGAAATATTTCGTGCAAAAGGAGTTCCTAATTTATCATTCTGGACTCAAATATTACATTTAGTTGTATTAATACCAGTCATTTATATTTGTATTCAGTATGACTTTAGTACATTTGTCTATGCTCGCTCAATAGTACGCATGGAAATGTTAATGGTTGCTATGATTTTCTTAGCATTATTTATACATATGAGTGCTCTCCGGGTGATTACTAATATAGGTGTATATCTAGTTACCGCATCTATTGTTGGCGCTATTGCGTATAGTGTTTTACATATATATGATGCGGTGTGGTGGACTATAGTTTGTATGATGTTA